GCTTGGGATATAATCGTACCGTTATCAAAATAcagtaatatcaataaacattatatttttatttgttgttataatgatataattcattatttacttgaattattatcaatacctaaaaataacataatatatatctcAGAAACTTAATAGtgctaagtaaaatttattacaaataacattCACAAATTATGCCCATAGCGTACAGAGCAAAATATTGTCATACAGCTATTATTCAATGCACTTctacgatttttattttttcactccATAATTTCCGGCGGCATAGTTGGCAACTCTGAATCTTTGGAGTGAGTCATCCTCCGTACAGGCTCCGCCCCACTCCCACACACACACGACGTGGTCTTTTGTTCACGTTGTTGATGCAATAGGCAGTACTGTAGTTCCTTTGTTTATTACGTTCTTAGTGTTTGAAGAATTTCCACATTACACTGCGGTTAGGTTATCTTTGTGACATTTGAGTGTAAACTTACTAAAGTATAACAAATAAGTGATCTTTCTCATCGGTGCTGTTGTCTGTGTTGTCATCTATAAAGTCGGAGTTGAAATCTTCAAGTGCGGTATGTATAATTATAGATAGTACCACTTTATTAAATGTCAAATAGTATAATCAATTGATTAGGGAAAACCCCACTTAGGTAGTTTTATTGTCACACTCCCACATAACCTCACTCACACCAGCAGTTTAAAACCGGCCATAGATTCCATAGATAGAAGAGCTAATCCTCTGACAggaatcctaacctggttcatgaactactcctgaccAAGTTCCTTAACTATCattaacctagttcctgaaccagttcagttaacaaaactaaattaaattaaacaaaatgaacaATAGAATCTACCCAACGGGCATTCCAAAACTAAAAATCCGCTTTTCAtgaacaactgtacttaatttcaCAGGcctaatgaagaaaaaaaaacaattctgtAAATGACCGTAGGCCTACCTCAAAAAAGTAACTGCAGAATTCGATAAAATATTCTATACacatttaatacattgtatactgtattatattaccaACCTCATTCTTAGGCTGTACATATATTTGGTATATCAATTTTACATGTCATATACTGGGGGGAAAATTGATGGCTGGGATacggtacaataagcggacccggttttttatatcgaatgtaatcatcgatacctaatattcccatctcaaatcctagactatcaatcgatataaaagtatctatagtcctcaataaaaatcatatgttttaaattgaaatatggatttaatatttacagtgatgaaaaaaattattataagcaaaattaggaaaactgaagaccatatttgctcctctcacagttacagttgttctttcccacaaatttcacatttttcagtacgagtccaacagGGTAAGGTACGATAAGAgaacctggttttttatatcgaaattggccagtcctcaataaaaatcatatgttttaaattgcattaatgaTTTagtatttacagtgatgaaaaaaattattataagcaaaattaggaaaactgaagaccatatttgctcctctcacagttacagttgttctttcccacaaatttcacataatggatttttcagtacgagtccaacagggtagggtacgataagagGACCTGGTTttatatatcgaaattggcaaactatattacttaatcataaccatcgatataatcaatcgatactgattaattatttttaatgattaattaataatctatatcaatagctataaacactttaaaataatactcttaatgtaatatttcaatttcatataagtaacatttgattattaaaaatgacagtcaattttagaaaactgcgcgacattgctttggaaggtgataagacatgtttttcatgacttcaacatgttggactcgtgaGGAAAAATCCTATTATGTGAAATTCGTggaaaagaaacaactgtaactgtaggtggagcaaatatggtcttcttcagttttcctaattttagttataataatttgtttgatcactgtaaatattagattcatattttaatttaaaacttatgattgtTGTTGAacactatagatactttatatctattgatagtctaggatttgagattcgaatattaggtattgatgattacattctttgatataaaaaaatcgggtccgcttatcatctttcaaagcaatgtcgtgtagttttctaaaattgactgccatttttaataatcaaatgttacttatatgtaaaattgaaatattaccttacatgtattatttgaatgaCAGCTGTAGATATAGATTAtctaagttatttgttcaaaataattaatcagtatcgattgattatatcgatggttatgattaagtaatatagtttgccaatttcgatataaaaaaccaggtcctcttatcgtaccctaccctgttggactcgtaccgaaaaatccattatgtgaaatttgtgggaaagaacaactgtaactgtgagaggagcaaatatggtgtttagttttcctaattttgcttataataatttttttcatcactgtaaatattaaatcattattgcaatttaaaacatatgatttttattgaggactggccaatttcgatataaaaaaccaggttctcttatcgtaccctaccctgttggactcgtaccgaaaaatccattatgtgaaatttgtgggaaagaacaACTCTGTACCTCAGAACTATATGGGCCTAAGTCACATTTAGTAGATTTTACAGGAGAGCATAAAAACTACGAACAgttgtgtttattctttattataaaattatgaactgtGTTTAGTTTCTACTTCACAAGTTAACTTACTTATGTTTATAGAAGCATTAAactgctttagtatttttatgtaattatttttttgttacattaaaaatggacTTACGATATTTTGGCTctaatcaaaaacatatgttatattgctaCTTGGACTTAAGCAACCAAATTAAGTGTATCCATTAGCAACCAATATACATggtttagtcaataaaaacactattacaatgctaataaaatatattatctaacaaTGTTGTAATGGCATCTGGAaagttgttttttctaaaatcaaaaacatttgttttaatgctatttGGACTTAAGCATTGTATTTCCATTAGCAACTAATATACATTGTTTCgtcaataaaacactattacactgcttataaaaactataaatataaggtaagaattaatctaataatgttgAACTGATATCTGGAAAGTCATTTTCACTAGCCCCATGTGGAAGGTTCTCAAAGTAAGCCTTGTATTCTTCAGGGACCCACTGGAGGATTGTCATTAAATCTCtgaatttttcattacttattttcctCTTCTCAGATCTTGGTTTCGGAACTGATTCAGGCATGATTGTTTCTTTTCTCTTATTTCTTCTCAAATCCacacttttaaaatcaacatcatcaaagcttgttttatagtacagTATACCAAGTTCTTCTCTTCGAACCTGTAACCAAACTGTGTTGGAAATGAGGAAAGGTTctccaatagtattttttttcctgtttattaatGGTCCATCTTTATTAGTAAGCGAAAGAAAATCAAGAAAGTGTTCAAgagacattttctttacaatgaatGGGTTTTTATTGCTACAAGATGCGATGAAGTTCGCCCAATCATTAGtagtaaatattgtgttagttttaagatGCTTTTTTGCTCTTTCTATTAATCCATGTTTACCATCTACCTCCATATGTGTATGCCcagctaataaaaatttgtggtttatttcattaatgttgggtagagttttcaaaatccaaatgtacataaaaatcatattaatatttctattttgaccGCTGCAGTTATCGGTCCAAACAGTCAGAGTGTCAATGCtgcttttattgagctcttcatttGCCCAGGTAAACAAACAAGAAGCCATCTCACTTCCACCTCTACCTGCAGTGGTCTCATTCCAAATCATGCACCACGTTTTCTTTCCACTACTGTCGTCAATGGTGTAGTTTAGAGTCCAGAGCTTTCTCAAGTAGAAGCTTTGACAGTTTGTGAGAGCTGGAGTAGGAAGACACTTCTGTAGGTCTGccataacaactttaaatttttcatttccttgTCCCAAAAGcttatcttcttttttcaaatggTATCTACGTGCTGCTTCATCTAGATGCTTCTGCTTTTctgcttgaaggttttctttttgctcaccgtttgcattctttaattggcaatcaattctgtcacaaaaatcacatgtgtcattgtctggcaaatgaaatgacaaattgtattctctattgaaaatttctgaaaataaccatttcttttcgggtttgatatttttttctttacattcattttcatacatggtatacattatggaaatgtttaaatcattacccaagtattttttgtttgtcctttCCCTACTATAGTGACTTTCATATGCTGGATATTTTGATATGTGGTTTCTTATGATATCCTTTGCTGTCTCTGGTATTTTGTTTCCTGGTACATGTTTGCCACGATGGTCTGGTTCAACCATACCAGTACTTTGGGTTTTTAAGAGAGCAAACTTAACATATGTTTCTGATATTACTAGTGtgttcaagaaaaattgtttgcaaactttttcaaaattgttatcccatttgagaaaataagtatggCTGTTTTTTCTACTATTTCTAGAACCATCTCTTTGTCGTGACCTGGCTATTGGCTTGGTTGTAATACAAGAAACTATATACTGGCGTTTAGAACTTAAGTTTCTTTCACTATTATAATAGTCAGAATGAATGTGTACTCTTTGTGCATGACTTATGCGCTGAGAGCATTTCAAGCGACAAGTAGTTTTACAAGGAGGTCTTAAAgttctttcttttacaatatctCCTTTAGAGTTGACATGCTCTTTTCCAGAAATTCGTCCCtgctttctaatgttttttttccactttttttcattccttattctttttcttcctttatttttaggTTGAGTAACTATCGGTAACTCGCTCTCCGTGTCATCTGAATCGGTGTATGGTACCagaggtattatattattattatttgctgtagtaTTTGTACTTACAGATTGACTTTGTACTTGTTCTAAATCGTTACTTAAAGTTGAATCACTCTCTGAACCTGAAGGTGGAGTGTATGTTGGATCATCGATGTCATTCTCAAATAGGTCGCTCACAGAAGATAGCGCATCATCTAAATCTTCCAGTGTTGTCGATGCTCCAGATTCTTGTTCCATGTTTGTCACTTGTGTTATCGTCTCTAGCTCCCATTcatttgactctgaaaaataaattgttaagatattttgaatatttaattttatttaagtgttttgcttttaataacATAGAGCTTTCTTTCCTACAAGTGTTCCCAGCCTTCAAGAAATAGAGAAATTCACTCGGTtttgtccaatttattttaattttttaaattgatgttccgccaaaacattgattagttcattatatagatagcctacacaaagaatgtggatataaaaaatattatatcgttaaagtggatttctattgaatttttatcatgtttttggtaattatgtgtaatttactcgTCACTCACGAAGTTTTTcatattgaagtataatttctGTTAAACATGTAGAATGTTAAATTAGGTAGAATAACAAGTCGGAAAGACAAAGAACCCCTAAGAATATAACTATTATCGTATGAAATTAATGCTCTCTGTCCCTACCGACTACAGCATTTACAGTCTAATGACAATGTACTAGGTCTAGGCCCAGCTTAACACGATTGAAATGGAACCTAAATTATTGCTAGGGTAGGCTAAAGCCCCCGAGTAAATACCTGCTACAATATGGTTAAATGGTTAAACATAacagtaatttacacaaaaaagatttttataacaaccataaatttactgaaatttatttaaactgagccTAGAGTATTATGTACCTACTAATCTCACCTGGTTCTACTggagttgaaatgaaattaagaagATGTACGTCTTTACTAGTTTCTCTTTCAACTTGGATATTTTCACTTTCATGCATGTTAAAATTCCATTGGGTTGAGTCATTGTCAGGTAAAACGAGGATGGATGTGCAATCTGGATTCAAtacctagaaataaaattgaaaatcaaacataCACTTAGGCCTACTTCTCCtattggcacaacaatgttctaaacctaggctaataataataataataataaaaattgttccttGAGGTCTGAGTATAAAATTcgaattttactttaagttttacatattgttagcttgtaaacatatttaaaaaatacttacttttaattcGGTTAAAGTCGGTGAAGGAGTGGAATTTCTTCGTGGAACTTCTACTGATTGATTGCTAGGACAATCATTAGTTTCAGGTTTCAGATTATCTTCAGTGAACGTattaaggtttttcaatttggaaagtataaactttcccctactttccatattaataccaaaacgttttgttaaaagtagaataaaactttgattagtaCAGCTCAGTCCTAACCTCAATAATCTCTCTAATAGCAGGCAGCAGCAATATCAACAGTATTATTGACAGTCATCAGCTGTTCAGAAAACAGGACTTGAGACTAAATGAGTATAGTGGCTAGGGCCAGACAATGGCAAGTCCATTTTGTGGACTTAGGTTTTTGCTGAAATGCTCAATGTTCAGAACCATAACATCATAGGTGGAGTTAAGTTTGTCTGGTTCTGATATACCTCAGGACTTAGACTCATATAACCtttgataaatcataaaaatagaatttttagcgGAGTTACGATGGTATGGCTggatgtaaaatgaaattttaagaacatacgtgcaataacctaaaaaataagaaattttggaCTTAGGCTCATATGGTTCTGAGGTACagaactgtaactgtgagaggagcaaatatggtcttcagttttcctaattttgcttataataatttttttcatcactgtaaatattaaatcattattgcaatttaaaacatatgatttttattgaggactggccaatttcgatatataaaccgggtccgcttatcgtaccctaccggATAGTTGTACCTCAAAAACATACGAGATGATTTTGATAAAAGTTCTTGTACGCATTTAAGACACAGTCTACTATACTACAATGTAAGCCTCATTCACAGGCCGTGTCTGTTTTTGGAGATACATCGATTTTACATATCGAATACTGGAAAAACATGTGGATGGCCATACCTCTAAAACGTACtagccgattttgataaaacccACATTCTTAGGCTCTGTCTATTTTTGGAGCCACACCGATTTTTCAGGTTACGTGTTCTAAAATCTAATATATGGATGGCtttacctcaaaaacgtacaagccgacgttgataaaactttctatacgcACTCATTATATGGTtactatactacaatataaacCTCATTCTTAGGGTGCGCTTATTTTCTAAGGTGCGCCTAGGGTGAACTAGGTTAGGATACAGTAAGGAACTAAGACTGGGTACTCGTCCTTTATAAATGGAATCTATGGCCAATTTCACGTCGGCACTTTTAGATCTGTATAGTTGTTGCACTTTCTAaatctaaaatgttttgtatttgtaattttaagctaaggatatacacatatatataattatattatatattaaataagagaaatataaaataaaggaaacacAACAGTATTGTTTGTGGGTGTATATGTGATAATGAAGCTGAGTTCATTTATTTCACGTTATATGTATGTTTACGAATTTTCCAGGTGTTTGCCTTGGTGTTTTAAATAAACGGTGGCATATTTTACCTTACTCCTCTCCCGCTTTAGACATCatctatttatttaatcatttgtctgatttcaattaaattgtttctatgtaaattcttttattttcaacacattttataattatgtgtaataGTTAAGTTAACTGCCGGCCCAGCAAATACGGGTTTTCTGTTAATAACCTATTGCTATCGacctcctgaacaaaacaattaaaggtTTCTATGGGcggaaatgacaaataacaaaaatatagaacataaATTGAGGAGATATTTTTCTTGTGCGgagtaatattttgttgttgtacaGCACCATGTGGTCTTGTGATGATTGTAAGACAACCTCTTATTGGTTCCTGCTGACGTCATCCTTTACACGATCTTGGGATGCGTAgaataactataattttgaaattgggGAGGTTGaccttttaagaataaaatttcatataagtGTGACATAagtgcctccagccatcagcGCTGGATGGGACGTACAATAAATATCCCTCAACTTTG
This genomic stretch from Homalodisca vitripennis isolate AUS2020 chromosome 6, UT_GWSS_2.1, whole genome shotgun sequence harbors:
- the LOC124364080 gene encoding uncharacterized protein LOC124364080, with protein sequence MESRGKFILSKLKNLNTFTEDNLKPETNDCPSNQSVEVPRRNSTPSPTLTELKVLNPDCTSILVLPDNDSTQWNFNMHESENIQVERETSKDVHLLNFISTPVEPESNEWELETITQVTNMEQESGASTTLEDLDDALSSVSDLFENDIDDPTYTPPSGSESDSTLSNDLEQVQSQSVSTNTTANNNNIIPLVPYTDSDDTESELPIVTQPKNKGRKRIRNEKKWKKNIRKQGRISGKEHVNSKGDIVKERTLRPPCKTTCRLKCSQRISHAQRVHIHSDYYNSERNLSSKRQYIVSCITTKPIARSRQRDGSRNSRKNSHTYFLKWDNNFEKVCKQFFLNTLVISETYVKFALLKTQSTGMVEPDHRGKHVPGNKIPETAKDIIRNHISKYPAYESHYSRERTNKKYLGNDLNISIMYTMYENECKEKNIKPEKKWLFSEIFNREYNLSFHLPDNDTCDFCDRIDCQLKNANGEQKENLQAEKQKHLDEAARRYHLKKEDKLLGQGNEKFKVVMADLQKCLPTPALTNCQSFYLRKLWTLNYTIDDSSGKKTWCMIWNETTAGRGGSEMASCLFTWANEELNKSSIDTLTVWTDNCSGQNRNINMIFMYIWILKTLPNINEINHKFLLAGHTHMEVDGKHGLIERAKKHLKTNTIFTTNDWANFIASCSNKNPFIVKKMSLEHFLDFLSLTNKDGPLINRKKNTIGEPFLISNTVWLQVRREELGILYYKTSFDDVDFKSVDLRRNKRKETIMPESVPKPRSEKRKISNEKFRDLMTILQWVPEEYKAYFENLPHGASENDFPDISSTLLD